The following is a genomic window from Miscanthus floridulus cultivar M001 chromosome 14, ASM1932011v1, whole genome shotgun sequence.
TTAGAGCGGAGGGGGTATTGACCGAACAACCTCTCGAGATCCAGGGCATGTCAATCAAaggaaacccccccccccccccccccccccccccccccccccgcaccctAGGAAAGTTCTTCTCTAGATAAGTTCTCCCTAATACAAACTTTAAAGCTTTTATAGATGAGGCTTTCCTAGAATTGTAAAACAACTCAATCTAATTGAATCTAAACATACCTCCTATTTCCAAAATAGTCCCTAACATGCCTGAGAAGGCCTCTTCCTGCGCCAGTACATATGTGATCCACAAAGGAGTCCACAATAGTTCCCTTATGAGTTCAGTTGCCGAGGCGCTAGTGTACTCCACTGTTGGTTCACTATAGAGGAACACAAGAGCAAGACTTCAGACAACAAGATCATAGTTTATCTGTTGAAATCAAGAGTATCACTGTTTAGGATACAATGAGATCGATGAAAACTATTTGTACTTCTTTTGTTCTGATAGGCTTAGAAAACTCAAAAAGCCCCTCTATTTGGTACTAGTACCTAGTATAAGATCTTAGTTCTGAAAAGTTTTTTGATTTTAGATCAGCGGAGATCAACGTTCACACCCTcatctgtttttttttgtttaaattttttttttccttctttgtaACCTATTATCTCTGGCAATCTTGCCGTTCTTTTGGGAAAAAACATAAATCTATCACAAACCAAAGCAAAGTTAGTTAAGTGAGACATAACAAACCGAATGAAAATAAAATGAGTCAAAGTAagaccttgtttggatgttgtcgGATTCACATCAATCTACATGTGTAGCGGTGGATTGAGGTATAATTTAGTTTAAGTTCCACTCCAATTCACctcaatacatgtggattgatgcgAATCCGACTATATCCAAACAAGTCAGTGAGACCACGTTTCTGAGTGGCCCGCAATAGTCCAATATAGAAAATGTCTTTACCATAATTGAAAAGGATATCGAGACATTTGAATATATAATGCAAAAACAAAATTGCATTACTTTTTTATTTCAACAAAAGTTTTATGAAGTTTTTATTCCACCACGTATTTACAAATtcatgcatgcatgaagcataaaCGCGTCAGGGTGGGAAGTCTGCATTCCTTCATCAAGTAGCATACGCTTAAACGCATCCATCTTGCCCTGATGTTGCCAACACTTTGGGTTGAAACTTATAGCCACTGTACGGAGTCCTTTGGCACTTGTGAGCACGGCTTTCATGAACCAGAGCTCACAGTCTCACTGgtacagaaacaagctgtactttcggttgggaaacccctttagtcccggttttctaACCGAGAGCACGaattcgggactaaagggcccctcctttagtcccggtttctcgtccGGGACTACCAAtcagggctaaagaggcctcccggcctggccacgtgggccggccctttagtcccggttgatattaccaaccgggactaaatgttttctttttttttgtttctattttcaattgatgattcgttttcgTTTTGCTGCTAATAATATTCGTATTATCCGTTTGTATCCAATCCAGTTTCGAAAACAACAGTGGTACATTTCGGCCATGGCGGTGCTCCACAACCAGCGTACCCATATACACAAAGAAAGAAGATGGATTTGCGGCACAGTGGAGCAGCACGCCACGGCCATGGCGCAGCAGGCACAAGAGCCGGCTCGATGGCTCAACGCAAAATCGCGTAACAAAAATCGAAGAGCCATATCCCATTACAAGATTGtcggcacgagggctcggcacacgcatccatccgattacaaaaggggTAATAAGAAGAAAAGGCGGTCACCGTGGCGGCTTAGTGTAGATGTACGGGGCTCAACCGTCGGGGACGTCGGGGCAGTTGTCGAGGGGGTAGCTGACAGCTTGTGGACAGGGCGCCGTGTGGCCGAACTCGGGGTCCGGATCGACGCAGACGTGCTCGTGCTCCTCAGCGGCGGCGCTGGACTCGGGTCCGCCGGTCTCGGGGAAGATGAGACCCGCGGGATGGGAGGGCGTCTCGTCGCTGGCTCCGGGGCTCCTCGTCCTCGGCGGTGCGTCGGCTCGGGCGGCTCCTCCGCTGTGGCGTCGAGCTCGGGCGCGGGGAAGGTACGGCAGCGCTTCCACTGGCGTGCTGCAGTGGCGATGGGCGACGAAGACGAAgagtgagaaggaagaagaaacGGCCGCCTTATATAGGgaagggatctttagtcccggctcctgtaaacgcccggaactaaaagacctttagtcccggctggtaccagccgggactaaaggtcccgagactaaaggtcttgGTGCAGACGTAGCGTTATCTGCAAGGACGTTTTCCTGTCGCGCGACAGTGACTCTTCGGTACGGTTTGTTTTCATGTGTGCTCTCGGCTAGCCTAGCCACCTGTTAGTGTCAGATACAGTGTATATTAGGAGTAGTAAACGCAAATGATGAAGTCATGTACCATGCATACCTAGAGTAAATCTGCGGGTTCAACTACAGATGTGCTCGACGATGTTACCAGGAGTGCTAAACatttatgatttttttaccgTAGTAGTAAGTACGTGTACAAGAGTGTACAACTAGTTACCAGGACACCCACCCTATCATTATACTCCTACGGTCTACGGTGTAGTACGTCGAACAGACGAGCACTACTACTCTCCACTGTTGACGATAGTGATCTCCGATCCGGACACGCACCCACTATTGCATTGCAGGCCGTCCGGACAAGCTAGCCTTtttgagctttagtcccggttagagacagcaaccgggactaaaggtccattttTAGTTCTGGACGGAGcatccagccgggagtagacttttacttccgattggagagaccaaccgggagtaaaagttaacctttagtcctggttagtagctccaaccgggactaaaagtgccctgcagcaaaagcctgccgcagtagccgttggacagggacctttagtcccggttggagctaccaaccgggactaaaggtttctctagtcccgagcgcgaaaaataccgggactaaagccaaatttcgaagtggatcaaaagtcgtttctctactagtgtctgTTCCTGTCAATCCGCTAAGCTCTACTTCCTGTAGGTGATCCTTGGAGATTTCATGTGATGTCCAATAGTCTTGGTGATCGCATTCGAGACCTAATCCAGCTTTTAAGTCATAGTGCTGCAGCACGGATATATTTTGGTTTAATGCGATGAGATTGGAGAGAGGAACCATCTACAAAAAGAGAACTGAATAAGACCAATGTGTTTAGGATGAGTAGGTGCTCACCAGGGTGAGGAAGAAGGGCAAATGTAGACTGAGGTGCCTAAGATTGCTGAATCGCGTGAGTAGGCTTGCCACGCCCACTCCAAAGTCATGTCGCTCAAATGAAATAGAAACATTAACGGTCAAAGATGTGATATGAGGTAGGTGTGGGATCCTACTTTGAATCAAGTCCACGTCGTCCTCGAATACCTTGATCAAAGTTAAAAGAAAGTAAAGTGTTAACAAGACAATAGATAAATTAAATATTGTTAAAGGAGGATAACAAATTTATGCAAATCAAGCACGTAGAACCAAAATGCAAGTCTAAACTAAGAAAGAAAACATACGTAGGAGATAAAGCGAAGACATTTGAAGCGATAGAGTATTGCATTTCATATGAAAAATGATCGTAAATTTGCTAATTTTAAACTCACAAATGATATAAAATCTGATATATCAATTGAAAGTTCAAGATGATAAATGTAGTATATATGTGTCACTTGTCATACATGTGTTTCATGGATTTGGCGATTATTAGTACCATGCATATTTGCGAGATATATAGATATGATCCTGAGAGATGAGATGTACCTTTCGACCATAAAGAGTCACCTCAAAGCATGTGATGGAGCTATAGTGATTGAGGAGTAGTGTGTTACTATGGTTCTCGGCCTCGCCGTAGTGAAAGTTGTCGGCCTCGCCATAGTGGGAGTCATGACAGCGATGTGACCACAGACCTAGCTTGAGTCTCCGCATGCACGGCGAGTCCCCGTCGATCTCAAGACATCCAGGCGGCCAGCCTAGCTGAAAGAAGAGTGCAAGTTGTTCAAGCCTCGGCACGGAGATCCTAATCGCCTTGTGGAAGCACTTGTCTATGTGTAGAACCCGGAGGCTAGGCGTCATCAGCTCCAGCGTCACCGAATAGACCTCCTCCACCCACAGCTccgagagcaccttggcttcgagccGCATCTCTTCTTTGAAATCATCAGAAAGCCAAACCTTGTTCAAGCGCAGCTTCAGGCACGGGCAGCTCGCCGACGACACGAGGCGGGCAAGGAGGTGAGCTCCGCCGTTAGTGATCCTGATCCTTTCGAGCGAAAGATCCCTGAGCGATGCGAATtccatggtggtggcggcggggagCCGGAGCCTTACTCCACCTAGTGCCAGACGCATGGTCTCCAGCAGCCTGCTTGGAGGGCTACTACTACTAGCAAGCTCGTCAAGAACGAGCTCCTTTTTTTTCCAGACCATTCCGTCGTACTCGTTGCGGTCATGGCAATCTAGATCCAGGACGAAGCGCTTCAGACCGTGCTGCTGAGAAACGGCGTACCGGATCCACCCTTGCGCGGCATCGATCAACGCCGGCATCAGTTGTTCCAGGTGCTCCTCGGAGCCCGTGGCCGTACACGAGATCGGCAGGCTCTCGATGGCGGCGCAGCCGGATTGTTGAGTACTAGGACGCCGCCGGGCAAGGACGTCGTTGACGAAGGAGACGTACCGCTCCAAGGCGGCGCACCGCTCGGCGCCGCTGGTGGACACCGCCGCCGGGCCCTGGCGAGAGGCGAAGCGGAGCGCGGGAACGCGCGCCCAGAGCCCGAGCCACCGCCGCGAGAGCGCGCCCATGCGCGCCTCGTCCGTCGCGTCGGCCACCAGCTCGAGGATGTAGAGGAGCACGTCGTCGTCCAGGCCGCTGATCAGGTCGTCGTCGACGACGTCACCGGCCCGATCCGCGTTGCGCGAGTCCACCGCGGAATCCATGCTTCTGCCAAAAGGCTCGATCGCCCGGCGGCGAGGGCTTAGTTTCCGTTGACCCAGGAACTAGATGCGTTTAACACACACACgaccaccatatatatccaccctGACACGTACGCTATTTTCCCACTTGACACGTAcgctatttttttttttgagggaaacaCGTACGCTAATCGCTATTCACGACGTGAACAATCCAACACCAACGTCGTACTTACTCTAAAACCATGGACTAGGGGAGCCTGCCCGGATCGAAATCGAAACGGAACTGCTACCGCCCAGTCTGGCGCACGCCAGAACGCCTCCGCCAGCTTGCCCATGCTGCTCTGTTTCCATGCATGCGCGCCCATGCTAGGCTACGTCTCGATCTGCGCACGCTTTCTCAAATCCCGCACCTGTTGCTCGCGTCCCTCCGCTCCCACACGTATGCACGCGGGCCCAGCAGATACAAACAAGTGGCTATGATAGGTGGGTCCAACTACAACATTCAAACACAGGATCTGCTTTTGCAATATATAGATGAGACCTTAGCAGCATacgtctaaaatagatgaaacatttgagacATATAGTTGAAACattattacaacatgtgcaacatcccgatctacttttgaaacatccaaatgcaacacttgcaacatacaaaacaagatagatgaaacacctgagacatacgtctgaaacacttgcaacatacatgcacAAAAAACAGTGAAACATTGaggatagacgcttgcaacatacgtgtataaccattgcaacatatgcaacatcctaatatacttttgcaatatccgcatgaaacaattgaaacacacatatgaaacaactgaaacacttgaaacataggctagCAACATGTCTCAAAAACGTCTAGAAATACTTGAAACACAACATCGTCGCGCGTCCATGACCTACCTAATGGTGAACTGCAGTAGATCGACGAGGAGGACATAGAGCGGATGGAGGCCGCCCTGGCTGAGGCGCTAGAATACGTGGCAACGGCGAGGCCCAGCCGAGCAGGGGGCTGAGGAGGGCCGCCGCCCAGAGGGGGCCCCGCAAGGAGCGCCGTTTCCTAGGCCACCCCTGACGTCGTGGGCTACTCTAGCACCCTCGCCACCGCTGATGGCACGTACCCCATCAGAGTCGGCTGGCCAGGCTACGACAGGGTGGGGGtagtgtgggtgggtgggtgggtggaggAGGAGATGAGGCGCGTGGCGTAGGATGGAGCATGGCCCGGGAATAGGGAGCCAAGCGTTGCGGGCGGCCGTGCAAGGGTGGATCCAATATGCTTTTCAGCACGGTGTGAAGTCTTTCGTCCTGGACCTATGCCTGCCTCTGGAATGTGACGATGCCGACAAGGAGGAAGAGAGGACGACTGCAGTGATTGTATACGCAGATGACCTTGCATCATTGTATTATGATGAAGAGCACTGTGGTATTTGGCATTGAAAAGTTGGACTTGGCATTGGGCGGCGCAAGTCTCCGgctccccaccaccaccaccaccatgaaatTCACATCGCTCGTGGATCGAGATGGCAGCCGGCGGCGACGCTCGCCTCCTCGCCCACCTTGTGTCTCCGGTGAGCTGCCTATGTCGCTGGAGAATGTTCTTTCTCTTAATCCACGCTTGTTAGTGTGGGGTACCGTGCACCTCCCTCCTAATTAACCGGGCATCTTTGTTGGTGAAATGGtgagggcttgtttggatcaGTTTTAGATTTGTAAAAACCAACTATTACCTCTAATTTTTAAAATCTGGTTTATGAGCAAAATCTTAGTTTTTAGAAGCTGGTTTCATTTTTTATTAGTGTAATAGACTATTGTACCCTTCATTTATTGCTCTTAAACAGCCATGGCGTGATCTTTAATGAGGGCAAATGGGTActtgtgcaaaaaaaaaaactggcaATAGCTGGGTCTCATCATCTTATGGGTTTTTAAGAATCTAGGTAGATAGATTTTAAAAACTGCACCAGAATCTAGCCTGTTTGAAATCCAGATTCTTAAAATCTGGGTGGATCCAATCATGCCCTGAGTACACATTCGTGGTCCTTGCACTAGGTGTGTCTTATGTTCCATCTCTCGAAGCTCGAGGTTCTTGTGACTAGTGCAAAAGTCTTACTTGTTATCCATCAACCTTTGCCTCCACAGTTTATGTCATGATGGTCTCTTCTCTGTTGGACGACCACCGGTTTATTTGTTTTGTTCATTCATGGTCTATTCTGCCGGGGCTGTTCTTCTCTATTATGTATATAGGGTCGGGTGGGCAAGGCACTGGTGTAAGGATGGGAGCCTTGAGAAACTCGATGGACTCTTTGGGTAACGTTTGAGTTGGAAGGACACAGCGTTTAAACCAGTCTTCTAAAATGTCTTACTCATTTTTGAAATTGGTTTTCACAACCCTTTTTCAAATATTTTAATAAACTTTTGGAAAACTTAAAACTTTTGGTACAATTAACTTTGCTTAACCTTAATGCTAGTTATGGGGTTAATGTTTAAGTTTAATAAAGGTTTTATACTTAATTAATTAAGGCAAGTTAATTAATTAAAAATCATGTTTATGTTTAATACCCAGTTATTTACCCACTTAAGGTTAATCCAATATTAATCCATAATTAACCGATAATGACGAACGAACGCTCATTTCCGGACCTGCTCGTTCCTCCCTCGCCCTTTCCCCCACCGCAGCATCTTCGCACCCGCCGCACCCACGCCACAACGCTCCTCTACTGAGCCGCTCCCCCGTGCCCCGCTGCTCCCCTCTTTCTCCTCTTGctccggcgcggcggcggccccAGCGCAAGCACGAGCTCTAATCCATGCGGCAATCCCCGGCGACCCCCTTCCTCTTCTCCGGCCAGCCACCCCCGGCCTCAACTCCGGTGCGgggatgaaaggtcctaaatggctcgaggaggtgaatagcctataaaaatctctACAAATTCACTAGAATAATTTGTTAGTAAACTAAATGGCAAATTGCAGTTTTGCTCTagttctacaagggttgcaagcaacCTATACCACATTTCTAGTTATCTATGATCTCTATGTCAAGCAAAGGCTAAGTCAATACaagctaagttagtgagctctcaaagactagacTAAAGAggctcactaaccaaactactcAACAAACAAGCTAACtcttaaaactaattacactaaagagcttagctacactagaataTAAATACAAGAGAGTAGGTGagatgattataccgtcgtggcaagagaaatgaaccaatcaatgaatAACAAGCGAATcaccattgtgtcgaccaacacttggtggtttggcgacacaagatttttcttccgaggttcacgtgcttgtcagcacgctagtccccgttgtgtcgaccaacacttggtggtttggcgtctaataggtatcacacacctagcccaacacttgggcgctgcaagaacctacctacaagtgaggtaactcaatgacacgagcaatataCTAGAGTTACCGTTCGGCTCTCCGTCGggaaaggtacaagacccctcacaatcaccaggagatggccacgaactaTCATCAACTCATAccaaagctcctccgctgctaGGTGTCgataaacaccaag
Proteins encoded in this region:
- the LOC136503649 gene encoding uncharacterized protein — encoded protein: MDSAVDSRNADRAGDVVDDDLISGLDDDVLLYILELVADATDEARMGALSRRWLGLWARVPALRFASRQGPAAVSTSGAERCAALERYVSFVNDVLARRRPSTQQSGCAAIESLPISCTATGSEEHLEQLMPALIDAAQGWIRYAVSQQHGLKRFVLDLDCHDRNEYDGMVWKKKELVLDELASSSSPPSRLLETMRLALGGVRLRLPAATTMEFASLRDLSLERIRITNGGAHLLARLVSSASCPCLKLRLNKVWLSDDFKEEMRLEAKVLSELWVEEVYSVTLELMTPSLRVLHIDKCFHKAIRISVPRLEQLALFFQLGWPPGCLEIDGDSPCMRRLKLGLWSHRCHDSHYGEADNFHYGEAENHSNTLLLNHYSSITCFEVTLYGRKVFEDDVDLIQSRIPHLPHITSLTVNVSISFERHDFGVGVASLLTRFSNLRHLSLHLPFFLTLHYDLKAGLGLECDHQDYWTSHEISKDHLQEVELSGLTGTDTSRETTFDPLRNLALVPEPGLKIPSLYKAAVSSSFSLFVFVAHRHCSTPVEALPYLPRARARRHSGGAARADAPPRTRSPGASDETPSHPAGLIFPETGGPESSAAAEEHEHVCVDPDPEFGHTAPCPQAVSYPLDNCPDVPDG